One window from the genome of Flavobacterium agricola encodes:
- a CDS encoding formimidoylglutamase: MAFSFLNPIDEEILHQIEMLPELALGRSVLKHSKNNFPDLSNVKIAIVGVMDARGLQKKSQEYTINHIRLAFYNLFPGNWDSNIADLGDVPVGENVSDTYYVLQKAVTALLHKNIVPIILGGSQDHVYPLYRAFDPEKTLVNYVAIDAKLDFKGLYKSPADSYVTQMILEEPSNLYNYANIGYQTFLNAQDEINFVESLSFDAFRLGEITAKLHLAEPIIREANLVSIDMLSVKSASSGNFSEFVPNGFDGKEICTLARYAGISESVSCFGVFNQQGSKSEAVLISQIIWYFIEGLQYRVYERVSVDDINFKKFIVPLRDIELVFYNSIITNRWWIEMNSDASTNAGQLVIPCAAEDYENARAGEIPERWWKLLKKSLL, encoded by the coding sequence ATGGCTTTTAGTTTTTTAAATCCGATTGATGAAGAAATACTTCATCAAATTGAAATGCTCCCTGAATTAGCTTTGGGAAGAAGCGTTTTAAAACATTCAAAAAATAACTTTCCCGACTTAAGTAATGTTAAAATTGCTATTGTAGGAGTGATGGATGCCAGGGGATTACAAAAAAAAAGTCAAGAATATACAATTAATCATATACGATTAGCGTTTTATAACTTATTTCCCGGTAACTGGGACAGTAATATTGCCGATTTAGGAGATGTGCCTGTTGGTGAAAATGTTAGCGATACTTACTATGTTTTACAAAAAGCAGTGACGGCGTTGTTGCATAAAAACATAGTGCCTATTATTTTAGGCGGTTCGCAAGATCATGTTTATCCTTTATATCGCGCATTCGATCCGGAAAAAACATTAGTTAATTATGTGGCAATTGATGCGAAGTTAGATTTTAAAGGTTTGTATAAATCTCCAGCAGATTCATATGTCACACAAATGATTCTTGAGGAGCCAAGTAATTTATATAATTATGCAAACATTGGTTATCAGACGTTTTTAAATGCACAAGACGAAATTAATTTTGTTGAGTCATTAAGTTTTGATGCTTTTAGATTGGGCGAAATAACGGCAAAGTTACATTTAGCTGAGCCTATTATTCGAGAAGCAAATTTAGTTTCTATTGATATGCTTTCGGTAAAAAGCGCAAGTTCCGGAAATTTTTCAGAATTTGTTCCTAACGGATTTGATGGAAAAGAAATTTGTACTTTAGCTCGTTATGCTGGAATTAGTGAGTCTGTATCATGCTTTGGTGTGTTTAATCAACAAGGTTCAAAATCCGAAGCTGTGCTGATCAGCCAGATAATTTGGTATTTCATAGAAGGTTTACAATATCGTGTATACGAACGAGTTAGTGTAGACGATATAAATTTTAAGAAATTTATCGTTCCGTTAAGAGATATAGAGTTGGTTTTTTACAACAGCATCATAACAAACCGTTGGTGGATAGAAATGAATAGTGACGCAAGCACAAACGCAGGACAACTCGTTATTCCTTGCGCTGCAGAAGATTACGAAAATGCCCGTGCTGGTGAAATACCAGAAAGATGGTGGAAGTTGTTAAAAAAAAGCTTGTTGTAG
- the porK gene encoding T9SS ring complex lipoprotein PorK/GldK: MKKFIVLSALFSLFLGSCSKSDRGELVGAKGKKWHPEKPYGMTLVPGGAFIMGKSDDDFLGVTDAPTKTVTVRSFYMDETEITNSEYRQFVNWVKDSIIRTKLAIKAEEMGLTATEGRGSEPSIADYAFTNVDESKMSPYDKYMYENYYSISDDEFAGRRLNKKIKLHQDPQKYPDEHYVEVMDTMYLPESESYNGLKTIDVSKLNYRYTQMDIDKAAKDKSTNNSRSKRSQYVKTEIQNIYPDTTVWIKDFAYSYNEPMHNDYFWHQAYGDYPVVGVNWYQAKAFCSWRTMYKNAYIKKQKGRDFVNSFRLPLEAEWEFAARGGLEGATYPWGGPYTIDDRGCYLANFKPMRGDYSADGALYTVEAKSFDPNGYNLYNMSGNVAEWTHSSYQHNSFEFSSTMNPDVSDPTNRRKVVRGGSWKDVAYYLQVGTRYWEYADTSRSYIGFRTVQDYMGTQTTGNAPR; encoded by the coding sequence ATGAAGAAGTTCATTGTGTTATCAGCACTTTTTTCATTGTTTTTAGGAAGCTGTAGCAAAAGCGACAGAGGAGAACTTGTAGGAGCAAAGGGAAAAAAATGGCATCCAGAAAAGCCGTATGGAATGACATTAGTGCCAGGTGGAGCATTTATAATGGGGAAATCAGATGATGATTTTCTAGGTGTTACAGATGCGCCAACCAAAACAGTTACAGTTCGTTCTTTTTATATGGATGAAACTGAAATTACCAATAGTGAGTATCGCCAATTTGTAAATTGGGTAAAGGATTCTATTATTCGTACTAAACTTGCAATAAAAGCTGAAGAAATGGGATTAACTGCAACCGAAGGTCGCGGTTCCGAACCTTCAATAGCTGATTATGCATTTACTAATGTTGACGAATCTAAAATGTCACCATACGATAAGTATATGTATGAAAACTATTACAGTATTTCTGATGATGAATTTGCGGGACGTCGTTTAAATAAAAAAATTAAACTTCACCAAGATCCTCAAAAATATCCAGACGAACATTATGTTGAAGTTATGGATACCATGTATTTACCAGAAAGTGAATCTTACAACGGATTAAAAACAATTGACGTTTCTAAGCTTAATTATCGTTATACGCAAATGGATATCGATAAAGCAGCTAAAGATAAGTCAACTAACAATTCCAGATCTAAACGTAGCCAATACGTAAAAACAGAAATTCAAAACATTTATCCAGATACAACTGTTTGGATTAAAGATTTTGCATACTCATACAACGAGCCAATGCATAATGATTATTTCTGGCACCAAGCTTATGGTGATTATCCAGTAGTTGGTGTGAACTGGTACCAAGCAAAAGCTTTTTGTTCTTGGAGAACCATGTATAAAAATGCTTACATTAAAAAACAAAAAGGTAGAGATTTTGTAAACTCATTCCGATTACCATTAGAAGCTGAGTGGGAATTTGCCGCTCGTGGTGGTTTAGAAGGTGCAACGTACCCATGGGGTGGTCCTTATACCATTGATGATAGAGGTTGCTATTTAGCAAACTTTAAACCAATGCGTGGAGATTATTCTGCAGACGGAGCTCTTTATACGGTAGAAGCAAAATCATTCGATCCAAATGGTTATAACCTATATAACATGTCTGGTAACGTTGCAGAATGGACTCATTCATCGTACCAACATAACTCATTTGAATTCAGCTCAACAATGAATCCGGATGTTTCTGACCCAACTAACCGTCGTAAAGTGGTACGTGGTGGTTCTTGGAAAGACGTTGCATATTACTTACAAGTGGGAACACGCTACTGGGAATATGCAGATACATCACGCAGTTACATTGGTTTCCGTACTGTGCAAGATTACATGGGAACGCAAACTACAGGTAACGCACCTAGATAA
- the porL gene encoding type IX secretion system motor protein PorL/GldL, translated as MGLLPKRVMNFAYGMGAAVVIIGALFKLMHWPYASPMLIIGLVVEAAIFALSAFDHEEELDWTKAYPELVGGEPVNRGNGFAGNGQDQGLLSEKLDNLLREAKIDADLMNSLGSSIKNFEGAAKAIAPTVDSVASTKKYAEEMTLAASQLEALNGLYKTQLESASKNAEINKEVAANNLLLKDQMQNLTANLTSLNNVYGGMLSAMTNK; from the coding sequence ATGGGATTATTACCTAAAAGAGTGATGAACTTTGCTTACGGAATGGGAGCAGCAGTTGTAATTATTGGAGCATTATTCAAATTAATGCATTGGCCGTATGCATCTCCAATGTTAATTATAGGTTTAGTAGTTGAAGCTGCAATTTTCGCTTTATCTGCTTTCGACCATGAAGAAGAATTAGATTGGACAAAAGCATATCCAGAATTAGTTGGTGGAGAACCAGTAAACCGCGGAAATGGTTTTGCAGGAAATGGTCAAGACCAAGGATTGCTTTCTGAAAAATTAGATAATTTATTACGTGAAGCTAAAATTGATGCTGACTTAATGAACTCATTAGGAAGCAGTATCAAAAATTTTGAAGGTGCTGCTAAAGCAATTGCTCCAACAGTAGATTCTGTTGCCTCAACTAAAAAGTACGCTGAAGAAATGACGTTAGCTGCTTCACAATTAGAAGCATTAAACGGATTATACAAAACACAATTAGAAAGCGCATCTAAAAACGCAGAAATTAATAAAGAAGTTGCAGCAAACAATCTTTTATTAAAAGATCAAATGCAAAACTTAACAGCAAATTTAACAAGCTTAAACAACGTTTACGGAGGCATGTTATCTGCTATGACAAACAAATAA